Proteins encoded in a region of the uncultured Paludibaculum sp. genome:
- a CDS encoding TonB-dependent receptor, whose protein sequence is MRPFLLGLTLVACPLFAQTDPPVLKQSVVVTGTWQPLPLDEADRSISALPVRGQPLLFNSFVDFLRLDPSLDLRQRGQNGVQGDLSIRGASFGQTLVLLNGRRMNDPQSGHHNMDLPIPMESIQSIEVLRGAGSTLYGSDAVGGVVNVITAPPESWQARMRLAAGSFGTNMESASVTGLMGGLMQQFTFSRDFSTGFMPNRDYRNLSFGSSTRYTSKLGSTGLDLGYADKPFGAQDFYGAYPSWERTKTWFGGLSQSIGERTEASFSFRRHTDLFYLYRDNPQRYQNHHQAESWQASVRRREPLGRSMTLFYGVESFGENINSTNLGVHSRARGTGYVSLDIRALKRFSITTGVRTESYRGAFDQVSPSIGVGYWASSKFKLRGGVSRAYRLPTFTDLYYRDPANQGNAALQTETAWSTEGGAEYQPTANLRLQTTVFHRRDRNGIDYMSSSPTGPWVAANITRLNFTGVESSAAWRWRHQLFELSYTGLRGVSELLPGIYTKYAFNYPIHSAVASWTGTLPGSITARTRIGAMERRARDPYGVWDLYVARNRGPVRPFVQFTNLANTRYQEILSIPLPGRAVLGGVELVIR, encoded by the coding sequence ATGCGTCCTTTTCTCCTTGGTCTGACGCTGGTCGCCTGCCCGTTGTTTGCGCAGACGGATCCGCCTGTCCTGAAACAATCAGTGGTGGTCACCGGCACTTGGCAGCCGCTGCCTCTGGACGAGGCGGACCGCAGTATCAGCGCCTTGCCGGTTCGCGGCCAACCCCTGCTTTTCAATAGCTTTGTTGATTTTCTGCGGCTCGATCCATCACTCGATCTGCGCCAGCGGGGGCAGAACGGCGTGCAGGGCGACCTCTCCATCCGCGGAGCCAGCTTCGGCCAGACCCTGGTCCTGCTGAACGGGCGGCGGATGAACGATCCGCAGTCCGGCCATCACAACATGGACCTGCCGATTCCGATGGAGTCCATCCAATCGATCGAGGTTCTGCGCGGGGCCGGTTCGACCCTCTATGGTTCCGATGCCGTGGGCGGCGTCGTGAACGTCATTACGGCTCCTCCGGAATCGTGGCAGGCGCGGATGCGGCTCGCTGCCGGCAGTTTCGGCACGAACATGGAATCGGCCAGCGTCACCGGGCTGATGGGTGGGCTGATGCAGCAGTTCACGTTTTCGCGGGACTTCTCGACCGGCTTCATGCCCAATCGCGACTATCGCAATCTCTCCTTTGGCTCGTCCACCCGCTACACGTCGAAGCTCGGCTCCACCGGTCTCGATCTGGGCTATGCCGACAAGCCCTTTGGCGCACAGGATTTCTACGGGGCTTACCCTTCCTGGGAGCGCACCAAAACCTGGTTCGGCGGGCTCAGCCAATCGATCGGTGAGCGCACCGAGGCTTCGTTCAGCTTCCGTAGGCACACAGATCTGTTCTACCTCTACAGGGACAATCCGCAGCGCTACCAGAACCACCATCAGGCCGAGAGCTGGCAGGCCAGCGTGCGCCGCCGCGAGCCCCTGGGGCGATCGATGACGCTCTTCTACGGTGTCGAGAGCTTCGGTGAGAACATCAACTCCACGAATCTGGGCGTCCACAGCCGCGCGCGCGGGACGGGCTACGTCTCGCTCGACATCCGGGCGCTGAAGCGCTTTTCCATCACCACCGGCGTACGTACGGAGAGCTATCGCGGCGCCTTCGACCAGGTGAGCCCGTCCATCGGCGTGGGCTACTGGGCTTCGTCGAAGTTCAAGCTGCGCGGCGGAGTGAGCCGAGCATACCGGCTGCCCACATTCACGGATCTGTACTATCGCGATCCGGCGAATCAGGGCAATGCCGCGCTGCAGACCGAGACCGCCTGGAGCACGGAGGGCGGCGCCGAGTATCAACCCACCGCCAACCTGCGTCTGCAGACTACGGTGTTTCACCGCCGTGACCGCAACGGCATCGACTACATGAGCTCATCGCCCACCGGACCCTGGGTGGCGGCGAACATCACCCGCTTGAACTTCACCGGCGTCGAGTCCTCGGCCGCGTGGCGCTGGCGCCACCAGTTGTTCGAACTCAGCTATACGGGCCTGCGCGGCGTGTCCGAGTTGTTGCCGGGCATCTATACCAAATATGCCTTCAACTACCCCATCCACTCGGCCGTGGCGTCGTGGACCGGCACGCTGCCTGGTTCCATCACCGCCCGGACGCGCATTGGGGCGATGGAGCGGCGGGCCCGCGATCCCTACGGGGTATGGGACCTCTATGTGGCGCGCAACCGTGGCCCAGTGCGGCCATTCGTCCAGTTCACGAATCTGGCGAACACGCGCTATCAGGAGATCCTCAGCATTCCGCTGCCCGGACGGGCCGTGCTGGGCGGGGTCGAACTCGTCATCCGATAG
- a CDS encoding Lrp/AsnC family transcriptional regulator, which yields MLDDVDAQLLAALQLDARVSNVELARQVGMAPSAVLERVRKLEERGLIRSYEARLNARALGLGLMAFVFVRAEEPIGAQETSLLLAEIPEVQEVHHIAGEDCYLVKLRVHDTDALATLLRERFGSIPTIRSTRTTIVLHTVKEVSTLPVPAARKGDKVRV from the coding sequence ATGCTGGACGACGTCGACGCTCAACTTCTCGCAGCCCTGCAGTTGGACGCCCGGGTCAGCAATGTAGAACTGGCCCGGCAGGTGGGCATGGCCCCTTCGGCCGTGCTGGAGCGCGTGCGCAAGCTGGAAGAGCGCGGGTTGATCCGCAGCTACGAGGCACGGTTGAACGCTCGCGCCCTGGGTTTGGGGTTGATGGCATTCGTGTTTGTCCGGGCCGAGGAACCCATCGGCGCCCAGGAGACCTCGCTGCTGTTGGCCGAGATCCCGGAGGTCCAGGAAGTCCATCACATCGCAGGGGAAGACTGCTATCTGGTGAAGCTGCGGGTGCATGACACCGACGCCCTGGCGACACTGCTGCGCGAGCGCTTCGGCAGCATCCCCACCATCCGTTCGACGCGCACGACCATCGTTTTGCACACCGTGAAGGAAGTGTCGACACTGCCCGTGCCGGCGGCGAGAAAGGGGGACAAAGTCCGTGTCTGA
- a CDS encoding DUF1080 domain-containing protein produces MLSRRTFLATVPAVTLAQTDDESGFQPVTGWTTVDGTESAYTITGSEVAVHSHASFPTWLRSGRRYENFELRGEFHVKGWTDSGLYLHAPEFGRPSQAGFQIKVFHQKEGKPTPYSVGAVFPLIAPSKINVQAGWNPIRVVFNWPRLQVSINGEVVQDLDVAANPELAPKLRSGYLGIVAASAECKFRNLRVKELPGQEKWQSLYTQPGELAAKWAVSEGKPNFTELGDILRADGAGHLASKEQFRDFQLQLYIRGCPQHNGGVLFRSGGRGTNPDKGYEIQLHPVEEAHFPTGSLYHFKRARYPRIEDGKWFLFELWVKGKQCRVRIDGDTILEYADLENLDEGFIELQAHRQGFWLEFKDILIQRL; encoded by the coding sequence ATGCTCTCCCGACGCACTTTCCTTGCGACTGTACCCGCTGTCACACTCGCCCAGACTGATGACGAATCCGGCTTTCAACCGGTGACCGGTTGGACCACTGTCGATGGCACGGAATCGGCCTACACGATCACCGGCTCCGAGGTGGCGGTCCACTCCCATGCATCGTTTCCGACCTGGCTGCGCTCGGGTCGCCGTTATGAGAATTTCGAACTGCGCGGCGAGTTTCACGTGAAGGGATGGACCGACTCCGGCCTCTATCTGCACGCGCCCGAGTTCGGCCGGCCCTCGCAAGCGGGTTTCCAGATCAAAGTGTTCCATCAGAAGGAAGGGAAGCCGACGCCCTACTCGGTCGGCGCCGTCTTCCCGCTCATCGCTCCCAGCAAGATCAACGTACAGGCCGGATGGAATCCCATCCGAGTGGTTTTCAACTGGCCCAGGCTGCAGGTGTCGATCAACGGGGAAGTCGTTCAGGATCTGGACGTCGCGGCGAACCCCGAACTCGCGCCGAAGCTGCGCAGCGGCTATCTGGGCATCGTCGCCGCCTCGGCCGAGTGCAAGTTCCGCAATCTGCGCGTGAAGGAGCTGCCCGGTCAGGAGAAGTGGCAGTCGCTGTACACGCAGCCCGGCGAGCTGGCCGCGAAGTGGGCTGTTTCCGAGGGCAAGCCAAACTTCACGGAACTGGGCGACATCCTGCGGGCTGACGGAGCCGGGCACCTGGCGTCGAAGGAGCAGTTCCGCGACTTCCAGTTGCAGCTCTACATTCGGGGATGCCCGCAGCACAACGGCGGCGTGTTGTTCCGCAGTGGCGGCCGGGGCACCAATCCCGACAAGGGCTACGAGATCCAGCTTCACCCGGTGGAGGAGGCGCACTTCCCCACGGGTTCGCTCTACCACTTTAAGCGCGCCCGCTACCCACGCATCGAGGACGGAAAGTGGTTCCTGTTTGAGCTGTGGGTGAAGGGCAAACAGTGCCGTGTCCGGATCGATGGGGACACGATTCTGGAGTACGCGGATCTGGAGAATCTGGACGAGGGATTCATCGAGCTGCAAGCTCACAGGCAGGGCTTCTGGCTGGAGTTCAAGGACATTCTGATTCAGCGCCTTTAG
- a CDS encoding DUF1326 domain-containing protein has protein sequence MTQLWKTSVCAVALAALGMAAEPTTEVSGNYVESRTADVYVGACFANSEVQLVGNLAVFGWQINKGAWKGVPLDGLNVAAAVRANSTLGDKTGQPYPVRAYLIVDQKANLEQRQALKEFAQRMTGDLLQDIVRIDALPISFEVADNNIHEKRVTLNAGTLAQIRTRALVDSDSTCGHEATVYDPLSKTEHAMPAYTMESKFNGSSTDDLRARWTSIDKRSAYVGTFHMTE, from the coding sequence ATGACGCAGCTCTGGAAGACGAGTGTCTGTGCAGTGGCGCTGGCGGCGCTGGGCATGGCCGCCGAACCTACCACTGAAGTCTCCGGCAATTATGTCGAATCCCGCACGGCGGATGTATACGTCGGTGCGTGTTTCGCCAACTCCGAGGTGCAACTGGTCGGCAACCTGGCGGTTTTCGGCTGGCAAATCAACAAGGGCGCCTGGAAGGGCGTGCCGCTGGACGGCCTGAACGTGGCGGCTGCGGTGCGAGCCAACTCCACGCTGGGTGACAAGACGGGCCAGCCCTATCCGGTGCGCGCGTATCTGATCGTCGATCAAAAGGCGAACCTCGAGCAGCGGCAGGCGCTGAAGGAGTTCGCGCAGCGGATGACGGGCGATCTGTTGCAGGACATTGTGCGCATCGACGCGCTGCCCATCTCGTTTGAAGTTGCGGACAACAACATCCACGAGAAGCGGGTCACCTTGAATGCCGGGACCCTGGCGCAGATTCGGACCCGCGCCTTGGTGGACAGCGATTCCACCTGCGGCCACGAGGCAACGGTGTACGATCCGCTGTCGAAGACCGAGCATGCCATGCCGGCCTACACGATGGAGAGCAAGTTCAACGGTTCGTCCACGGATGACCTCAGGGCGCGCTGGACGAGTATCGACAAGCGGAGCGCGTACGTCGGCACGTTCCACATGACCGAGTAG
- the yedA gene encoding drug/metabolite exporter YedA produces the protein MSDPRPTPVRWQLLLAFAIVYVVWGSTYLGIRYAIDTIPPLLMAGTRFLTAGSILLVWSLSTNKARPSWRHWRTALVMGTLMLLCGNGFVTLAEQRIPSGLAALLVASEPLLLVLVAWAAPRGLRPTGRDFAGIIIGIAGVAILVWPSDLSGPGADLIGAGLVLAAALCWAVGSIYGIDAPSAPAPILANGMTMLCGGVLLFVSGVARGEVPQVHPEKISAVSFAAWAYLVVFGSILAFSAYTYLLTATTPAKASTYAFVNPVVAVMLGWLVASEPLTVRSLSAMAAIVAAVVILTTGHRRKAEPKPEFVAEPCAAAE, from the coding sequence GTGTCTGACCCCAGGCCAACTCCCGTCCGCTGGCAGTTATTGCTGGCGTTTGCCATCGTTTACGTGGTGTGGGGATCGACGTATCTGGGCATCCGCTACGCCATTGACACCATCCCTCCGCTGCTGATGGCGGGCACCCGATTCCTGACAGCCGGGTCCATTCTGCTTGTGTGGAGCCTCTCCACCAATAAGGCGCGGCCGTCGTGGCGGCACTGGCGTACGGCGTTGGTGATGGGCACGCTTATGTTATTGTGCGGCAACGGGTTTGTCACCCTGGCCGAGCAGCGGATCCCGTCTGGTCTGGCGGCGCTATTGGTGGCGAGTGAGCCGCTGCTGCTGGTGCTGGTCGCCTGGGCGGCGCCACGGGGATTGCGGCCCACCGGCCGCGACTTTGCAGGAATCATCATCGGTATTGCCGGAGTCGCGATCCTGGTTTGGCCGTCGGACCTGAGCGGGCCGGGTGCCGACCTCATTGGCGCGGGTCTGGTTCTGGCCGCCGCGTTGTGCTGGGCCGTTGGGTCAATCTATGGGATCGATGCTCCGTCCGCGCCGGCACCCATTCTGGCCAACGGGATGACTATGCTGTGCGGTGGCGTGTTGCTGTTCGTTTCTGGCGTGGCGCGCGGGGAGGTACCGCAGGTCCATCCGGAGAAGATCTCGGCGGTGTCGTTTGCGGCCTGGGCTTACCTCGTGGTGTTTGGGTCGATTCTGGCATTCTCCGCCTATACCTACCTGTTGACGGCGACTACCCCGGCCAAGGCAAGCACCTATGCCTTTGTGAATCCGGTGGTAGCCGTGATGTTGGGCTGGTTGGTGGCGAGCGAACCGCTGACCGTGCGTTCGCTGTCGGCGATGGCGGCCATTGTCGCGGCCGTGGTGATCCTTACCACCGGGCATCGCAGGAAAGCCGAACCGAAGCCGGAATTCGTAGCTGAACCCTGCGCTGCCGCCGAGTAG